In Planococcus sp. MB-3u-03, the genomic window TTCCATCGCTGCCGCATCGAACGGCAAGCGCGTGCTGCTCGTCGAAAAAGGCAAAAAGCTCGGCAAGAAATTGATCATCTCCGGCGGCGGGCGCTGCAATGTGACCAACCGCCTGCCTTTGGAAGAAATCGTCCGCCACATTCCTGGAAATGGCCGCTTCATGTACAGCCCGTTTTCGGTATTCAATAACGAGGACATCATCCAGTTCTTCGAAAATCTCGGCGTTGCCTTGAAAGAAGAAGACCACGGCCGCATGTTCCCTGTGTCAAACCGCGCACAAGACGTTGCTGATGCGATGTTTGGCGAGATGGACCGGCTCGGCGTTGAGCGAAAACTCGATTCCCCCGTCAAAAGCTTATTGATGAACGACGAAAAAGTGACCGGCATCCGCCTGCACTCTGGCGAGGAATTCGAATCGCACGCAGTGGTGGTCGCAGTCGGCGGCAAAGCGGTGCCGCAAACCGGATCGACCGGAGACGGCTATCCTTGGGCAGAAAAAGCGGGACACACAGTCACCGACCTCTATCCGACGGAAGTTCCTTTGTTGTCGAATGAACCGTTCATCAAATCACGCGACCTGCAAGGGCTTGCCCTGCGCGATGTCGCCGTCACGGTGCTCAATAAAAAAGGCAAAGCGCTCGTCACGCACCAGATGGATATGCTGTTCACCCATTTCGGCTTGAGCGGGCCTGCCATCCTGCGCTGCAGCCAATACGTCGTCAAGGAAATGAAGAAAAACGGTGGCCAAGCTGTCACCGTCCGCATCAATTCCATGCCGGATGA contains:
- a CDS encoding NAD(P)/FAD-dependent oxidoreductase produces the protein MYDIIIIGGGPSGLMASIAAASNGKRVLLVEKGKKLGKKLIISGGGRCNVTNRLPLEEIVRHIPGNGRFMYSPFSVFNNEDIIQFFENLGVALKEEDHGRMFPVSNRAQDVADAMFGEMDRLGVERKLDSPVKSLLMNDEKVTGIRLHSGEEFESHAVVVAVGGKAVPQTGSTGDGYPWAEKAGHTVTDLYPTEVPLLSNEPFIKSRDLQGLALRDVAVTVLNKKGKALVTHQMDMLFTHFGLSGPAILRCSQYVVKEMKKNGGQAVTVRINSMPDDNAESAFQLLHKLMKDEPKKALKNVWKGLAQERWLLFLLDRAGIDPQLTGAELPADKVRALAAEMTAFTMTVSGTQPIEKAFVTGGGVSIKEIEPKTMHSKKKPGLFFCGEILDIHGYTGGYNITSALVTGHVAGKNAAEFAASYQTQSPIA